The DNA region CGCCGACCCCTTCGCCGAGCCCCCGGGTCGAGGTCACCGGCCAACCCGGCGCCGGTTCCCCCGCCTCCGGGGACGTCCCGGCCGGCCTCGACTTCAGCGGGCGAGGCGGTCCATGAGGGTGAGCAGGTGCTCGGGGGTGCGGTCCACGCGCGTCCAGGTCTGTTCGAGCGGCGAGCGGATGAGCTCGCCTCGCCGCTCGCCGACCATCACCCGGTCCGCGCCCTCGCAGAGCGCGGTGACGGCGGCGTCGCCGAGCACACCGGCGAGCACCCGGTCGCGCATGGTCGGCGACCCCCCGCGCTGCACGTGGCCGAGGGCGGTGACCCGGTAGTCGACGTCGAGGCCCTCGGAAACCCGCTCGGCCAGGGCGTAGGCGCCGCCGGCGTCGTCGCCCTCGGCGACGATGACGAGGCAGAAGCGCTTGCCGAGCGCGAACGATGCCCGGACGCGCTCGCGAACCCGCGCCGCGTCGGTGGGACGCTCGGGGACGAGGATCTCCGTGCCGCCGCCCGCCAGACCTGCGTAGAGCGCGAGCCAGCCACTGCGGCGTCCCATGACCTCCACGAAGAACAGCCGCCCGTGGCTGGCCGCGGTGTCGCGGATCCGGTCGATGAGCTCGAGGGCGGTGTTGACCGCGGTGTCGAACCCGAGCGTGAAGTCCGT from Egibacteraceae bacterium includes:
- the pfkA gene encoding 6-phosphofructokinase, translated to MRRIAVLTSGGDAPGMNAAVRAVVRSADAAGVGTYGVQDGYAGLIEGRLHPLDARAVSGILHQGGTMLGTARSPAFRTSEGRRQAAKHLHLADIEGLVVIGGDGSFRGADALSREGHVRVVGIPGTIDNDLSGTDFTLGFDTAVNTALELIDRIRDTAASHGRLFFVEVMGRRSGWLALYAGLAGGGTEILVPERPTDAARVRERVRASFALGKRFCLVIVAEGDDAGGAYALAERVSEGLDVDYRVTALGHVQRGGSPTMRDRVLAGVLGDAAVTALCEGADRVMVGERRGELIRSPLEQTWTRVDRTPEHLLTLMDRLAR